The following proteins are co-located in the Aggregatibacter aphrophilus ATCC 33389 genome:
- a CDS encoding YnbE family lipoprotein produces the protein MKKHLKKPPHFFCLAAASLMLAGCTPTIQLDTPKEGITINMNVVVDHNISVKMDEKTKAAAGENSKEKPLKKAAK, from the coding sequence ATGAAAAAACATCTGAAAAAACCACCGCACTTTTTTTGTTTGGCCGCCGCTTCCCTCATGCTTGCCGGTTGCACTCCCACCATTCAACTGGACACCCCAAAAGAAGGCATTACCATTAATATGAACGTGGTGGTGGATCATAATATCAGCGTAAAAATGGACGAAAAAACCAAAGCTGCTGCCGGGGAAAATAGCAAAGAAAAACCGCTGAAAAAAGCGGCAAAATAG
- a CDS encoding YdbH family protein: MKRWLYALLGLIVLLVAIVCLLPWWIMPKQVENLANRFLAPDYELQLPERWHLQTTGLQLPELEVRTAQCTIATLADVHVNWWEPRRLEVANASLDYECLNSLPSNDDAKTSLNLTALFSAIPSSEVSIQHFQLVNSKELNVPPLVRELLDANVAATAYYNGSRLQLTANAKVNDDNLILHHQSTLTRENDMFQWQGHTDYQPLDGQTYHLHFSTQLKDEMPQLPHQGELRFDWQNADFSVSKGTLQFNWNGEQGQISAQDLSRNKPLLDVPFTFTSDGLAINWGTFYWTFDGYQPIKGFFGLALRKPQEGWLPLGADVDVIVQTFGELGKGEIVVSGKNGEIGGGNDKNRLYFDLKTRGDLRYNTTVAQTNLEYHIGGVFDDPILRFRTGSIFKMDNVQPTSKIHVRLPLDNVQIGRYGLEGRLQATLQGFTPQFEKLNLKLDGQAQEFIAGIKTVFDLRSEHQDLREAEMRAANRWDWTIDGDALWKSLNTPVNMKGIGFWEADHIELNQLAAHSGNVHTSGVKMAPLALELKDRLRWDYEAEHIRGLLQAQTEWIEFDYGGRFVRPVFGVGIDGKSIGDFNLAGDLKAGSLGPIDVTARYENQALKGKISWKEQSAKVFQSLFPQQWEWIIRHGSIQGASDFEIDGEGVALNGEFNLRGAEITFPDGEIQALNIRFPLNYQNLALQTARTKPVRVSAKNIRMGALAVSDASFDMFGTYPNSAKQPLTLQKVKVGVFDGSLSVPSLSFPQRKMAELSFNNIDLAQVMELAQYNQLVLNGRVNATLPFWLGHKECLICNGRLEQVGKLNIKLNDSVVDGLKKGGWTESTLVDLMKEMELEKFHANVNLTPDGKMALKATIAGFNPTKRTHNPITLNYTHQENMFELWNMIDYGSQFEQNLQYRLYRQLEQ, encoded by the coding sequence ATGAAACGGTGGTTGTACGCCTTATTAGGATTGATTGTATTGTTGGTAGCGATAGTTTGCTTGCTGCCATGGTGGATCATGCCTAAACAGGTGGAAAACCTTGCCAATCGTTTTTTAGCACCTGATTATGAGTTGCAACTGCCCGAGCGATGGCATTTACAAACCACAGGTCTACAACTGCCCGAGTTAGAAGTTCGGACTGCTCAATGCACTATCGCTACGTTAGCCGATGTTCACGTAAACTGGTGGGAACCCCGTCGGCTGGAGGTAGCGAACGCTAGCTTAGATTATGAATGTCTAAATAGCTTGCCTTCCAATGACGATGCAAAAACATCGCTAAATTTGACCGCACTTTTTTCTGCCATCCCATCCTCTGAAGTGAGTATTCAGCATTTTCAATTGGTAAACAGCAAGGAATTAAATGTACCGCCGCTGGTGCGTGAGCTTTTAGACGCCAATGTTGCGGCGACAGCGTATTATAATGGTAGTCGTCTGCAATTGACGGCCAATGCCAAGGTGAATGACGATAACTTAATTTTGCACCACCAGTCTACCCTTACCCGTGAAAATGATATGTTCCAATGGCAGGGACATACGGATTACCAACCGCTTGATGGACAAACCTATCACCTGCATTTTTCCACTCAACTTAAGGATGAGATGCCACAATTGCCACACCAAGGCGAACTGCGTTTTGATTGGCAAAATGCTGATTTCAGCGTGAGTAAAGGAACGCTTCAATTCAATTGGAACGGTGAACAAGGGCAAATCAGTGCGCAGGATTTAAGCCGTAATAAACCGTTATTGGATGTGCCTTTTACGTTCACCTCCGACGGTTTGGCGATTAACTGGGGAACATTTTATTGGACGTTTGACGGTTACCAACCGATTAAAGGCTTCTTCGGTTTGGCGTTACGCAAACCGCAAGAAGGCTGGCTACCGTTGGGAGCGGATGTGGATGTTATCGTGCAAACCTTCGGTGAGCTGGGCAAAGGCGAAATTGTTGTGTCAGGCAAAAATGGCGAAATTGGTGGCGGCAATGATAAAAACCGACTGTATTTTGACCTGAAAACCCGTGGTGATTTGCGTTATAACACTACCGTGGCGCAAACCAACTTGGAATATCATATCGGCGGTGTCTTTGATGATCCGATTTTGCGTTTCCGAACCGGATCAATTTTTAAAATGGATAACGTGCAACCGACTTCCAAAATCCATGTGCGTTTGCCGTTAGATAATGTGCAGATTGGGCGTTATGGTTTGGAAGGACGCCTACAAGCTACCCTGCAAGGCTTCACACCACAATTTGAGAAGCTAAATTTAAAACTTGACGGGCAAGCACAGGAATTTATTGCCGGGATTAAAACAGTATTTGATTTGCGTAGCGAACATCAAGATCTGCGTGAGGCGGAAATGCGCGCGGCGAACCGTTGGGATTGGACGATTGACGGTGATGCGCTGTGGAAATCTCTAAATACGCCGGTGAATATGAAAGGGATCGGGTTTTGGGAAGCCGATCATATTGAACTAAACCAACTTGCTGCCCATTCCGGCAATGTGCATACCAGCGGTGTGAAAATGGCGCCTTTGGCTTTGGAGTTGAAAGACCGTTTGCGTTGGGATTATGAAGCGGAGCATATTCGCGGGCTGTTACAGGCACAAACCGAGTGGATTGAATTCGATTATGGCGGACGCTTTGTGCGCCCGGTGTTTGGTGTGGGCATTGATGGCAAAAGCATCGGTGATTTCAATTTGGCGGGCGATTTAAAAGCGGGTTCGCTCGGCCCGATTGATGTGACCGCCCGTTATGAAAATCAAGCGCTAAAGGGCAAAATTAGTTGGAAAGAACAATCCGCCAAAGTGTTCCAATCCTTATTTCCGCAACAATGGGAATGGATTATTCGTCATGGTAGCATTCAAGGCGCCAGTGATTTTGAGATTGACGGCGAGGGCGTGGCATTGAACGGCGAGTTTAATTTGCGCGGTGCCGAAATCACTTTCCCCGATGGCGAAATTCAAGCGCTGAATATTCGTTTTCCGTTGAATTATCAAAATCTTGCGCTACAAACTGCGCGAACCAAACCGGTGCGGGTATCGGCGAAAAATATTCGCATGGGGGCACTTGCCGTGAGCGATGCGTCTTTTGATATGTTCGGCACTTATCCTAATTCGGCCAAGCAACCGCTCACCTTGCAAAAGGTGAAAGTCGGCGTGTTTGATGGCTCGCTGAGCGTGCCGAGTTTGAGTTTTCCACAACGTAAAATGGCGGAGTTGAGCTTTAATAATATCGATTTGGCGCAAGTGATGGAATTGGCGCAATATAATCAACTGGTGCTGAACGGACGGGTCAACGCGACATTGCCGTTTTGGTTAGGGCATAAAGAATGCTTAATTTGTAACGGACGTCTTGAACAAGTCGGCAAATTGAATATTAAACTTAATGATAGTGTGGTGGACGGCTTGAAAAAAGGCGGTTGGACCGAAAGCACTTTGGTGGATTTGATGAAAGAAATGGAATTAGAAAAATTCCACGCGAATGTCAATTTGACGCCGGATGGAAAAATGGCGTTAAAAGCGACGATTGCGGGCTTTAATCCGACTAAGCGCACCCACAATCCGATTACCTTGAATTACACACACCAAGAGAATATGTTTGAGCTATGGAATATGATTGACTACGGCTCTCAATTTGAACAGAATTTACAATATCGACTTTACCGACAGTTAGAACAATGA
- a CDS encoding diflavin oxidoreductase yields the protein MSNNPLSRVHIAYGSDSGNAQALATELSNQPFLQAYTVSVSSLNETHPSMLDSQTLLLVITSSFGDGEPPANADDFLETLENLTALSCRYCVFGLGDVTYEHFCGFSQKVDEALQSKQAQPLIERVDADLNYREIFKQWLPLLQQALNDLPQQPLSHQLSVQVYNENTVYYAEVLDIQHLAQSDPAVYHLRLSLKDSGIFYQAGDLLYVQIEQPDEVLAHYVNWFEDQSAVEILRKKELRLLSKNVLRDVSKITGNAALKDLTKISNKKALESYLYGHDLLDVLRDFDPEKKVRLADLTTILANLTARAYSIGSCGKTHPDYTDLCIRHVYYSLGERHYQGTASNQLAQLKVGQKVAVFVKSNSTFHLPSSLDAPLVMIGSGTGIAPYIGFLQHLESQKPTVESYLFFGERYRAKDFLYQTELENYLANGTLTRLFTAFSRDQAEKYYVQDALAEQAELIWSLIQQGAYFYICGSKSMSKAIDDALINIASTIGHRPYVDAFDNIVAELVAAGRLQRDVY from the coding sequence ATGAGCAACAATCCTCTTTCACGCGTTCATATCGCGTACGGCTCGGATTCCGGCAATGCCCAAGCTTTGGCTACGGAATTGTCCAATCAGCCGTTCTTGCAGGCTTATACCGTTTCGGTAAGCAGTTTAAATGAAACCCATCCGTCCATGTTGGATAGCCAAACGTTGTTATTGGTCATCACCAGTTCGTTTGGTGACGGTGAGCCGCCGGCCAACGCCGATGATTTCTTAGAAACGTTAGAAAATCTGACCGCACTTTCCTGCCGTTATTGCGTATTTGGCTTGGGGGATGTGACGTATGAACATTTTTGCGGATTTAGCCAAAAGGTGGATGAAGCCTTGCAGAGCAAGCAGGCACAGCCGTTGATCGAGCGCGTGGATGCCGATCTCAATTACCGTGAAATTTTCAAACAATGGCTGCCTCTTTTACAGCAAGCGTTAAACGATCTCCCGCAACAACCGCTGAGCCACCAACTATCGGTGCAGGTGTATAACGAAAACACCGTTTATTACGCCGAGGTGTTGGACATTCAGCATCTCGCACAGTCGGATCCGGCGGTTTATCACTTGCGTTTATCCCTGAAAGACAGCGGTATTTTTTATCAAGCAGGCGATTTGCTGTATGTGCAAATTGAACAGCCGGATGAGGTGTTGGCGCATTATGTAAACTGGTTTGAGGATCAAAGTGCGGTGGAAATTTTGCGTAAAAAAGAGCTTCGTCTGCTAAGCAAAAACGTATTGCGTGACGTAAGTAAAATTACCGGCAACGCCGCCTTAAAAGATCTCACTAAAATCTCCAATAAAAAAGCCTTGGAAAGTTATTTATATGGTCATGATTTGCTTGATGTTCTGCGCGATTTTGACCCCGAGAAAAAGGTACGCCTTGCGGATTTAACGACGATCCTCGCTAACCTCACCGCGCGGGCTTATTCCATCGGTTCCTGCGGCAAAACGCACCCCGATTACACAGATTTATGTATTCGCCACGTTTACTACAGCCTCGGAGAGCGTCATTATCAAGGTACCGCCAGTAATCAACTGGCGCAGCTCAAGGTGGGACAAAAAGTTGCCGTATTCGTCAAATCCAACTCCACTTTCCACTTGCCGTCAAGCCTTGACGCGCCATTGGTCATGATTGGCTCCGGCACCGGTATTGCGCCTTATATCGGCTTCTTGCAACATTTGGAAAGCCAAAAACCGACGGTGGAAAGCTATTTATTCTTCGGCGAGCGTTATCGAGCCAAAGATTTCCTTTATCAAACCGAACTGGAAAACTACCTCGCCAACGGCACCTTAACACGTCTTTTCACCGCCTTTTCCCGTGATCAAGCGGAAAAATACTACGTACAGGACGCCTTAGCCGAACAAGCGGAATTGATTTGGTCGCTTATCCAACAAGGGGCATATTTCTACATTTGTGGCAGCAAATCTATGAGTAAAGCCATTGACGACGCCCTTATTAACATTGCTTCCACCATTGGTCATCGCCCTTATGTCGATGCCTTCGACAATATTGTCGCCGAACTGGTCGCCGCCGGCCGTTTACAACGCGATGTTTATTAG
- a CDS encoding PAS domain-containing protein translates to MTEQIIPSDDVILKAVHDTLVISTTDLQGVITYANDLFCKLTGYSREELVGKPHNLVRHPSVPKEVYKDMWDTIQAGKIWTGVIPNVGKGGVIYVVDTTVQPIFDDAGKITGYISVRRVINDLMENFDAVELSKEVFDDYYDK, encoded by the coding sequence ATGACAGAGCAAATCATTCCTTCCGATGATGTAATTCTTAAAGCCGTCCACGACACCCTCGTGATTTCCACCACCGATTTACAAGGTGTGATCACCTACGCAAATGACCTTTTCTGCAAATTAACCGGCTATTCTCGTGAAGAATTGGTGGGCAAACCGCATAATTTGGTGCGTCACCCGTCTGTGCCAAAAGAGGTGTACAAAGACATGTGGGACACTATCCAAGCCGGTAAAATCTGGACCGGCGTTATTCCGAACGTAGGTAAAGGCGGTGTGATTTATGTGGTTGATACCACGGTACAACCGATTTTTGATGACGCAGGAAAAATTACCGGCTACATCAGCGTGCGTCGCGTTATCAATGATTTAATGGAAAACTTCGACGCCGTTGAATTATCCAAAGAAGTATTCGACGACTACTACGACAAATAA
- a CDS encoding MBL fold metallo-hydrolase — protein MVGYWLYPDRYPVYPESDHYDPKTQTFFNAEPQQPVSDIVRAMWTLVFDEQSLHPPKPLPMLKPDWAKFLAPAEKSRFMWFGHSTLMMRVGTQTIITDPLFGKSASPVPLMMTRFQDPPAWLEELPPIDVVLISHNHYDHLEQASVEKLAKTQSHFVVSLGLGVILQKWGVPAERITELDWWQSTERHGVRYTALPARHDSGRSLLDHNKSLWSGFVIQHQDESFYFHGDSSYGKHFDAIAERFNGFDIAFIENGQYNERWPNNHLFPHQTAELAAKLKPKRFMPIHWAAYPLALHKWNEPVLQSLPIARKLEVNPLTPLMGQVFDAETLTADWFAED, from the coding sequence ATGGTAGGTTATTGGTTGTACCCCGACCGTTATCCTGTTTATCCGGAAAGCGATCACTATGATCCCAAAACGCAAACTTTTTTTAATGCCGAACCACAACAACCCGTATCCGACATTGTGCGCGCCATGTGGACGCTGGTATTTGATGAACAATCATTGCACCCGCCCAAACCATTGCCTATGTTAAAACCGGATTGGGCAAAATTTCTCGCCCCGGCGGAAAAAAGTCGTTTTATGTGGTTCGGGCATTCCACGTTGATGATGCGGGTGGGCACGCAAACCATTATTACCGACCCGCTGTTCGGCAAAAGCGCCTCGCCTGTGCCGCTAATGATGACTCGCTTTCAAGACCCGCCGGCCTGGTTGGAAGAGCTACCGCCCATTGATGTAGTGCTGATTTCCCATAATCATTACGATCATTTGGAACAAGCGAGCGTTGAGAAACTCGCGAAAACGCAAAGCCATTTTGTGGTGTCGCTTGGCTTGGGGGTAATTTTGCAAAAATGGGGCGTACCGGCAGAACGTATTACCGAGCTGGATTGGTGGCAATCCACTGAACGCCATGGCGTCCGTTACACCGCGTTGCCGGCACGGCACGATTCGGGGCGTAGTTTGTTGGATCATAACAAAAGCCTGTGGTCGGGCTTTGTGATTCAACATCAGGACGAAAGTTTCTATTTTCATGGCGATTCGTCTTACGGCAAACATTTCGATGCCATCGCCGAGCGTTTTAACGGGTTTGATATTGCGTTTATCGAGAATGGCCAATATAACGAACGCTGGCCTAATAACCACCTGTTTCCACACCAAACCGCTGAGTTGGCCGCCAAGCTAAAACCGAAACGTTTCATGCCAATTCACTGGGCAGCCTATCCGTTGGCATTACATAAATGGAACGAACCGGTATTACAAAGCCTGCCTATTGCCCGCAAGCTGGAAGTTAACCCGCTGACGCCGTTAATGGGACAAGTATTTGATGCGGAAACCTTAACTGCAGATTGGTTTGCAGAGGATTAA